A genomic stretch from Nitrobacter winogradskyi Nb-255 includes:
- the flgH gene encoding flagellar basal body L-ring protein FlgH, with protein MLKLASLNRIVLTGTLLAAAGLASGCSSIDRLSQIGESPKLTAIDNPTTQPGYKPVQMPMPKPETVSYNANSLWRNGSRAFFRDQRAARVGDLLTVTVNFTDRANIANQTQRSRVSKDDSGIADFAGSKLLGGTAQKVLPGRLLTTDSESLSDGKGLVQRQENLQTSVATVVTQVLPNGNLVVEGKQEIRVNFEIRELIVAGIVRPEDIQSDNTIDSSKIAQARIAYGGRGQITDVQQPRYGQQVMDVLLPF; from the coding sequence ATGTTGAAGCTCGCGTCCCTCAATCGCATCGTTCTGACCGGCACGTTGCTGGCGGCCGCCGGCCTCGCCAGCGGCTGCTCGTCGATCGATCGCCTGTCGCAGATAGGCGAGTCACCCAAGCTGACCGCGATCGACAATCCGACCACGCAGCCCGGATACAAGCCTGTGCAGATGCCGATGCCGAAGCCGGAGACGGTGTCCTACAACGCCAACTCACTATGGCGGAACGGTTCACGCGCGTTCTTCAGGGACCAGCGCGCCGCGCGGGTCGGCGACCTCCTGACCGTGACGGTGAACTTCACCGACAGGGCCAACATCGCCAACCAGACCCAGCGCAGCCGCGTCAGCAAGGACGATTCGGGCATCGCTGATTTCGCCGGCTCCAAACTATTGGGCGGGACCGCGCAGAAGGTTCTTCCCGGCCGGCTGCTGACAACCGATTCCGAATCGCTGAGCGATGGCAAGGGCTTGGTGCAACGTCAGGAGAACCTGCAGACCAGCGTCGCCACGGTCGTCACGCAAGTGCTGCCGAACGGCAACCTCGTGGTCGAGGGCAAGCAGGAGATCCGCGTCAACTTCGAGATCCGCGAACTGATCGTCGCCGGCATCGTACGGCCCGAGGATATCCAAAGCGACAACACCATCGATTCAAGCAAGATCGCGCAGGCCCGCATCGCCTACGGCGGGCGTGGGCAGATCACCGACGTTCAGCAGCCGCGCTATGGTCAACAAGTCATGGACGTGCTGCTGCCATTCTAG
- the flgA gene encoding flagellar basal body P-ring formation chaperone FlgA, whose amino-acid sequence MPGKKEEKLIMAVRPLLVAVVAGALLAAPAPVLAGNDAAARRADLASAFRTAAAIPAPVLRGRVDVTDKMVRIGDLVDNAGDAAQIAIYRAPDPGTTGTLPAAQLLDVLRAHQVIGVETHGIGNVAVTRLARTLDPDDVELQIAVALEHRNGLGDARDLLLTFDKDLKAIHLDAANNGAVTPLVTRFDPRSGRFDVTLEVGNDSGAAPTRLRFTGTAVETVEAAVLARDVDRNTLLKSSDIVIERRPRAEVGNNPASRDHVVGMQTRRQMRAGQALHGIDLTRPDLVQRDQAVTLIYQTAGIYLTVRGKATESGTEGDVVSVLNLQSNRTISGVVVGRGQVSVSPAAPVVPHRLASVEPAVETTASFSAGSNAPASSKTE is encoded by the coding sequence ATGCCCGGTAAAAAAGAAGAGAAGCTGATCATGGCCGTCCGCCCCCTCCTCGTCGCCGTCGTCGCCGGCGCGCTGCTGGCGGCGCCCGCCCCGGTGCTGGCGGGCAATGACGCGGCTGCGCGCCGCGCCGATCTTGCGAGCGCGTTCCGGACCGCTGCCGCCATTCCGGCTCCCGTGCTTCGCGGCCGTGTCGACGTTACCGACAAAATGGTGCGGATCGGCGACCTCGTCGATAACGCCGGCGACGCAGCGCAGATCGCGATCTATCGCGCTCCAGATCCCGGCACCACCGGTACCCTGCCGGCCGCCCAGTTGCTCGACGTTCTCCGCGCGCATCAGGTGATCGGCGTCGAGACTCACGGCATCGGCAACGTCGCTGTGACGCGGCTCGCACGAACCCTCGATCCCGACGACGTCGAATTGCAGATCGCGGTCGCGCTCGAACACCGCAACGGGCTTGGCGACGCCCGGGATCTGCTGCTGACTTTCGATAAAGACCTCAAGGCGATCCATCTCGATGCCGCGAACAACGGCGCGGTCACTCCGCTGGTCACCCGGTTCGACCCGCGCAGCGGCCGCTTTGATGTCACGCTTGAGGTCGGAAACGACTCCGGCGCGGCGCCGACCCGCCTCCGCTTCACCGGAACAGCCGTGGAGACTGTCGAAGCCGCCGTGCTGGCTCGCGACGTCGACCGCAACACGCTGCTGAAATCGTCCGACATCGTCATCGAGCGTCGTCCCAGGGCCGAGGTCGGCAACAATCCGGCGAGCCGCGACCACGTCGTCGGGATGCAGACGCGGCGGCAGATGCGCGCCGGTCAGGCGCTGCACGGCATCGACCTGACCAGGCCGGATCTCGTGCAACGCGACCAGGCGGTGACCCTGATCTATCAGACCGCGGGGATCTATCTCACGGTACGCGGCAAGGCGACCGAGTCCGGCACGGAAGGGGACGTCGTCAGCGTTCTCAATCTGCAATCGAACCGCACCATATCCGGTGTCGTGGTCGGTCGCGGCCAGGTGTCGGTGTCGCCCGCCGCGCCGGTCGTCCCACACAGGCTGGCGAGCGTCGAGCCGGCGGTGGAGACGACAGCCTCGTTCTCCGCCGGGAGCAACGCGCCCGCATCCTCGAAAACCGAGTAA
- the flgG gene encoding flagellar basal-body rod protein FlgG: protein MRALYTAATGMAAQELNVQVISNNIANLRTTGYKKQRAAFQDLIYDHVRRVGAQASTQGTIMPVGIDLGGGVKTVGTPRQMSQGTLSQTGNDLDIAIRGEGFFKIQMPDGTFQYTRDGTFQMDNMGRIVNAQGNPVQPTITIPQNSAGITINAQGQVSVTLPGQTTPTVLGQIGLTRFINKAGLQPVGDNNFKETPASGPFQDGIANLDGFGDMQQSNLEQANVEVVSEISDLIAAQRAYEMNAKVISAADQMLQSAAALFR from the coding sequence ATGCGCGCTCTTTACACTGCCGCGACCGGAATGGCGGCCCAGGAACTGAACGTCCAGGTCATCTCCAACAACATCGCGAACCTGCGCACCACCGGTTACAAGAAGCAACGGGCCGCGTTTCAGGATCTGATCTACGATCACGTCCGTCGCGTCGGCGCGCAGGCGTCAACTCAGGGCACCATCATGCCCGTCGGCATCGATCTCGGCGGCGGCGTGAAAACTGTCGGAACGCCGCGGCAGATGAGTCAAGGCACGCTGTCGCAGACCGGCAACGATCTCGACATCGCCATTCGCGGCGAGGGCTTCTTCAAGATCCAGATGCCGGACGGCACCTTTCAGTACACGCGCGACGGCACGTTCCAGATGGACAACATGGGCCGCATCGTCAATGCGCAGGGCAATCCGGTGCAGCCGACGATCACGATCCCGCAGAACTCCGCGGGCATCACCATCAACGCGCAGGGCCAGGTCTCGGTGACGCTGCCGGGGCAGACCACTCCGACCGTGCTCGGCCAGATCGGCCTCACCCGCTTCATCAACAAAGCGGGCCTGCAGCCGGTCGGCGACAACAACTTCAAGGAGACGCCCGCCTCCGGTCCTTTCCAGGACGGCATCGCCAATCTCGACGGCTTCGGCGACATGCAGCAGTCGAACCTCGAGCAGGCCAATGTCGAGGTGGTGTCGGAAATCTCCGACCTGATCGCCGCGCAACGCGCCTACGAGATGAACGCCAAGGTCATCAGCGCCGCCGATCAGATGCTGCAATCCGCAGCCGCACTGTTCCGCTAG
- the flgF gene encoding flagellar basal-body rod protein FlgF: MENTLLIGLSRQMMLERQMDVIANNVANVTTNGYKADHSLFNEYLMPGAHEDNFVGRDRRLSFVQDRATFHDFAGGPTEQTKNPLDVAIDGNAFLVVQTPNGERYTRDGGLQINAQGQLVTAGGHPVLGSNGPIRFQQTDRNITISDDGTVTVIEGINNATNAIRGRLRLVSFPQVQRLVKEGSNLYAAGEGNFARQDTQARINQGFIERSNVNAVTEMSRLVEVSRAYTQMATLLQQQSDLQRSAIEKLADVPA; encoded by the coding sequence ATGGAGAACACCCTCCTCATCGGACTGTCGCGGCAGATGATGCTCGAACGACAGATGGATGTCATCGCGAACAACGTCGCTAACGTCACCACCAACGGTTACAAGGCCGACCATTCGCTGTTCAACGAATATCTGATGCCTGGCGCGCACGAAGACAACTTCGTCGGCCGCGACCGCCGCTTAAGCTTCGTGCAGGACCGCGCCACCTTCCACGACTTCGCCGGCGGCCCGACCGAGCAGACCAAGAACCCGCTCGATGTGGCCATCGACGGCAACGCGTTCCTGGTGGTGCAGACGCCGAACGGCGAGCGCTACACTCGCGACGGCGGATTGCAGATCAATGCGCAGGGACAGCTGGTGACGGCCGGCGGCCATCCGGTGCTCGGCTCCAACGGCCCGATCAGGTTTCAGCAGACCGACCGCAACATCACGATCTCCGATGACGGCACCGTGACCGTGATCGAGGGCATCAACAACGCGACCAACGCAATCCGCGGCAGGCTGCGGCTGGTCTCCTTCCCGCAGGTCCAAAGGCTGGTCAAGGAAGGCTCCAACCTCTACGCCGCGGGCGAAGGCAACTTCGCCCGGCAGGATACGCAGGCGCGGATCAATCAGGGCTTCATCGAGCGCTCCAACGTCAATGCGGTGACCGAAATGAGCCGCCTGGTCGAGGTGTCCCGCGCCTACACGCAGATGGCGACGCTGTTGCAGCAGCAAAGCGACCTGCAACGATCCGCCATCGAAAAACTCGCCGACGTTCCAGCATAA
- the fliL gene encoding flagellar basal body-associated protein FliL: MAENDQTGKAADGDAPPARKRFKLIAAIGAALFLVTGGSIWFFMFHHSVGEQHAEAQPPKPPSFVDVPDMLVNLVGAPGERVQYLKLKLVLEVKEEPQVEKIRPALPRVTDLFQTYMRELRPSDLNGSAGLFRLKEELTRRVNAVLSPDHVNAVLFKEVVIQ; the protein is encoded by the coding sequence ATGGCGGAGAATGATCAGACGGGAAAAGCGGCGGACGGAGACGCGCCGCCGGCCAGGAAAAGGTTCAAGCTGATCGCCGCGATCGGCGCTGCGTTGTTCCTCGTCACCGGCGGGAGCATCTGGTTCTTCATGTTCCACCATTCCGTCGGCGAGCAGCACGCCGAAGCGCAGCCGCCGAAGCCGCCTTCCTTCGTCGATGTCCCGGACATGCTGGTCAACCTGGTGGGCGCGCCCGGCGAGCGGGTGCAATATTTGAAGCTGAAGCTCGTCCTGGAGGTGAAGGAGGAGCCGCAGGTCGAGAAGATCAGGCCGGCGCTGCCGCGCGTCACCGATCTGTTTCAGACCTATATGCGCGAACTGCGTCCGAGCGATCTCAACGGCTCAGCCGGCCTGTTTCGCCTGAAGGAAGAATTGACCAGACGGGTGAATGCTGTGCTCTCGCCCGATCATGTCAATGCTGTGCTGTTCAAGGAAGTCGTCATCCAGTGA
- the fliM gene encoding flagellar motor switch protein FliM: MANDSDQIDQDAIAAQWEASLDSGDPDEAAKSAAANELTGAMAEQWAAMVDDGGRDFGNGKNSGERVLSQEEIDSLLGFSVGEINLDDHSGIRAIIDSAMVSYERLPMLEIVFDRLVRLMTTSLRNFTSDNVEVSLDRITSVRFGDYLNSIPLPAVLSVFKAEEWENFGLAMVDSSLIYSMIDVLLGGRRGQSSLRIEGRPYTTIETNLVKRLVEVVLADAEQAFRPLSPVSFSIDRLETNPRFAAITRPANAAILVRLRIDMEDRGGTIELLLPYATIEPIRNVLLQMFMGEKFGRDPIWESHLATEIAQAQIAVDAVLYEAEIPLRQLMTLKVGDTLPLEMRPDASVAVRCGSVTLTEGRMGRVGDRVAIRVSRHLRKPSTTFAMFERADEQTKMMEAQ, encoded by the coding sequence ATGGCGAACGACAGCGATCAGATCGATCAGGATGCAATCGCGGCCCAGTGGGAAGCCTCGCTCGACTCCGGGGATCCGGACGAAGCCGCGAAGTCCGCTGCCGCCAATGAACTCACGGGGGCGATGGCGGAGCAATGGGCCGCCATGGTCGACGACGGCGGCCGTGATTTCGGCAACGGCAAGAACAGCGGCGAGCGGGTTCTGTCACAGGAGGAGATCGACAGCCTGCTCGGCTTCAGCGTCGGCGAGATCAATCTCGACGACCATTCCGGTATCCGGGCGATCATCGACTCCGCGATGGTGTCTTATGAACGCCTGCCGATGTTGGAGATCGTGTTCGACCGCCTGGTGCGGCTCATGACGACCTCCTTGCGCAATTTCACTTCCGACAACGTCGAGGTCTCCCTTGACCGCATCACCTCGGTCCGCTTCGGCGACTATTTGAACTCGATACCCCTGCCGGCGGTGCTCAGCGTGTTCAAGGCCGAGGAGTGGGAGAATTTCGGACTGGCGATGGTGGATTCCAGTCTGATCTACTCCATGATCGACGTCCTGCTGGGCGGTCGTCGCGGTCAGTCATCGCTCCGCATCGAAGGCAGGCCCTATACGACGATCGAAACCAATCTGGTGAAGCGGCTGGTGGAGGTCGTGCTGGCCGACGCCGAGCAGGCGTTCCGTCCGCTTTCGCCGGTGTCGTTCTCGATCGACCGCCTTGAAACCAATCCGCGGTTCGCGGCGATCACGCGCCCGGCCAATGCCGCTATTCTGGTCCGGCTGCGGATCGATATGGAAGATCGCGGCGGCACCATCGAACTGCTGCTGCCCTATGCCACCATTGAGCCGATCCGCAACGTCCTGTTGCAGATGTTCATGGGTGAAAAGTTCGGCCGGGATCCGATCTGGGAAAGCCACCTCGCCACCGAGATCGCGCAGGCGCAGATCGCCGTCGACGCCGTTTTGTACGAGGCCGAAATTCCGCTCAGGCAACTCATGACCCTGAAGGTCGGCGATACGCTCCCGCTTGAAATGCGTCCCGATGCATCGGTGGCGGTCCGCTGCGGCAGCGTTACGCTCACCGAGGGCCGCATGGGACGGGTCGGCGACCGCGTCGCCATTCGCGTATCGCGGCATTTGCGCAAACCGAGCACGACATTCGCCATGTTTGAAAGAGCGGACGAGCAGACCAAGATGATGGAGGCCCAATGA
- a CDS encoding DUF6468 domain-containing protein, with protein sequence MNHSFGLVIESLVAVLLVLTIGYCMLLNKRLKRLRSDEQSLKATISELITATEIAERAIGGLKHTVRDVNDNLGNQIASATDLSRQLAKQLAEGDALMRRLSRIALAARPPTAPEPEAVTSDARSVADAARAFSERRRANGLAA encoded by the coding sequence ATGAACCACTCTTTCGGACTAGTGATCGAGAGTCTTGTCGCGGTTCTTCTCGTACTGACCATCGGTTACTGCATGCTGCTGAACAAGCGGCTGAAGCGGCTGAGGTCGGATGAACAGTCGCTGAAGGCGACGATCAGCGAACTGATCACGGCGACGGAGATCGCCGAGCGCGCCATCGGCGGACTGAAGCACACCGTGCGCGACGTCAACGACAATCTCGGCAACCAGATCGCGTCGGCGACCGATTTGTCACGTCAGTTGGCCAAGCAGCTGGCGGAGGGCGACGCTCTCATGCGACGGCTGTCCAGGATCGCGCTTGCGGCGCGCCCGCCGACGGCTCCGGAGCCGGAGGCCGTGACGAGCGACGCCCGCTCCGTCGCCGACGCGGCGCGCGCGTTTTCCGAACGCAGAAGGGCAAACGGTCTCGCTGCATGA
- a CDS encoding MotE family protein: protein MSAFRDIRVIPVVMVAVFGLAVLKVAGLVIDGGYVFDVQPASAGQSWAQENLNFPGGTPDAADITGSVEAKKGDAGKDDAAKDEPKNEESRPAVGTPGTAKAGAIILPEPGQTVSPSERAILERLQSRREELEARAREIDIRESLLRAAEQRIQGRVEQMKGIEARIATATAEKNEAEIARFKGLVTMYENMKPKEAAKVFDRLEMPVLFEIASKIAPRKMSDILGQMSPEAAERLTVELARQASGGATSASNLPKIEGRLTPQGRN, encoded by the coding sequence ATGAGTGCTTTCAGGGATATACGAGTCATTCCCGTCGTCATGGTCGCGGTCTTCGGCCTCGCGGTGCTCAAGGTCGCGGGGCTCGTGATCGACGGCGGCTATGTCTTCGATGTCCAGCCGGCTTCGGCCGGCCAGTCTTGGGCGCAGGAGAACCTGAATTTTCCGGGAGGGACTCCGGATGCGGCCGACATCACCGGATCGGTTGAGGCGAAGAAAGGCGATGCCGGCAAGGACGATGCCGCGAAGGACGAACCGAAGAATGAGGAATCCAGGCCCGCGGTCGGCACGCCGGGAACAGCGAAGGCGGGCGCGATCATCCTCCCTGAGCCGGGCCAGACGGTCTCGCCATCGGAGCGGGCCATTCTTGAGCGCCTTCAGAGCCGGCGGGAAGAACTCGAAGCGCGCGCCCGGGAAATCGACATTCGTGAAAGTCTCTTGAGGGCCGCCGAGCAGCGTATCCAGGGCCGCGTCGAGCAGATGAAGGGTATCGAGGCGCGGATCGCGACCGCGACCGCGGAGAAGAACGAGGCCGAGATTGCGCGCTTCAAGGGTCTCGTGACGATGTACGAGAACATGAAGCCGAAGGAAGCGGCTAAGGTGTTTGACCGGCTGGAAATGCCGGTCCTGTTCGAGATCGCCTCGAAGATCGCGCCGCGCAAGATGTCCGATATTCTCGGTCAGATGTCGCCTGAGGCCGCCGAGCGATTGACGGTTGAACTGGCGCGCCAGGCCAGCGGCGGCGCGACCTCCGCTTCCAATCTTCCGAAGATCGAGGGCAGGCTGACGCCGCAGGGGCGCAATTAG
- a CDS encoding tetratricopeptide repeat protein has translation MILSENGFSTFRDHAPGRACARRLRRGFGPVLLTAVLLLAAFPDASRAQAVRGEASFSAADGFARLVLKLNDDVDSEVTVAGAVLVIRFKRPVDIPVGRIAVAVPDYVASARRDPDGSAIRLALARNVTVNTMTAGERVFVDLMPDGWKGPPPGLPQEVVRELAERARAAERALREQRSLEAAKKRPPVRVRASVQPTFVRYVFELPDGAGVSSALNEQKLVLLFRPALTFDLADAKLMAPANVEQIAQKVEGEGSRIDIKLIGDVDVHSFREEKNYIVDIGFQQTGKPVLPAPLASTEARPQVDAAGKAAAETPPPASRVIAERAAQKVKPSTADVKPVPAAKMSEAAPVVAATPAPVPPRIDKPVAAEATPAPEIVPSKEIASEARPADDQKARPTSVKQEPAKAAAASEPATIPALKEKIANDAATLNAERRTEGFRLTLGFGAPAPAALFRRADAVWLLFDSKQPVDINAIRKEGGSLITDIDRRPLDSGQAIRIRLTSPQLASLAPADTDAPTSAAAGRNWILTFADAVQQPSRALSAQRNVVDRAHASVTVPLAGAGRLHRIVDPDSGNALMVVTALPPARGLIRRQQFVEFSLGESIHGVVIEPKSDDIAVDVATDKVTVTRQGGLTLSAVNAAPGRASAAAQPIFDVAQWRKDSQADFLERLDELVDAASTAGDDDARAAARIDLARFYMARGFHHEARAVLDLALSETNPGQQDPVLLIIHSVASSLTNYTASAMRDLATPAIGASYDSELWKALALARQQKWAEAREKFKNAHFAISVLPLDLQRLIVTAAMRASLEVGDFSGVASHSTDLDALGIPDELKPRITVMRARLSEALGREKEALAQYREVMASSDREAATEAQIHDIALRQKRKEIKPEDALRDLETLSVMWRGDRLEVQTLKMLMALYVDAGRYAEALAVSRTATRLEPDSAMSRQIQDDASALFARLFLSTKGDNLPPVDALAMFYDFRDLTPIGRRGDEMIRRLADRLVAFDLLDQAGELLQYQVDHRLEGAARAQVAARLATIYLMNRKPDRAIAALRTTRIADLAGALRQQRLLLEARAESDIGRRDLALDIIFNLDGREAIRLRSDIYWASRRWREASEQVELYYGERWRDLTPLTQDEKSDIIRAVIGYALSEDVLGLARFREKYAPLMNGGADKLAFDTASKPAASNSAEFEQIARMAAKVNTLSGFLRDMNSRFSGASANAPPPEEAETDPSPTGTLRQIVGSKRVEASR, from the coding sequence ATGATCTTGTCCGAAAACGGGTTCTCCACTTTTCGGGATCATGCCCCTGGGCGCGCATGCGCGCGGCGGCTTAGGCGCGGCTTTGGTCCAGTCCTTCTGACGGCCGTGCTGCTGCTGGCTGCGTTTCCCGATGCAAGCCGCGCGCAGGCGGTTCGGGGAGAGGCAAGTTTTTCGGCTGCGGACGGTTTTGCGCGCCTCGTTCTCAAACTTAATGATGACGTCGACTCCGAGGTGACGGTGGCGGGCGCCGTTCTTGTGATCCGATTCAAGCGGCCGGTGGATATTCCCGTCGGCAGGATCGCGGTCGCGGTGCCGGACTATGTCGCTTCGGCGCGCCGCGATCCGGATGGTTCGGCCATTCGTTTGGCGCTCGCGCGCAACGTCACTGTCAACACAATGACCGCCGGCGAGCGCGTATTCGTCGATCTGATGCCTGACGGCTGGAAGGGGCCGCCGCCGGGATTGCCGCAGGAGGTGGTTCGGGAACTGGCGGAACGCGCCCGCGCGGCCGAGCGCGCGCTGCGTGAACAGCGCAGCCTCGAAGCGGCGAAGAAGCGTCCGCCGGTTCGCGTGCGCGCCTCGGTGCAGCCGACCTTTGTGCGATATGTTTTCGAGTTGCCCGACGGCGCCGGCGTATCCTCCGCGCTCAACGAACAAAAGCTTGTGCTGCTGTTCAGGCCGGCGCTGACGTTCGATCTGGCGGATGCGAAATTGATGGCGCCCGCCAATGTCGAGCAGATCGCGCAGAAGGTCGAAGGCGAGGGTTCGAGGATCGACATCAAGCTGATCGGCGATGTCGATGTACATTCCTTTCGCGAAGAGAAAAACTACATAGTCGATATCGGCTTTCAGCAGACCGGCAAACCGGTACTGCCGGCGCCGCTCGCGTCGACCGAGGCGCGGCCGCAGGTCGATGCCGCCGGGAAGGCGGCGGCTGAAACTCCGCCGCCGGCCTCGCGGGTGATTGCGGAGCGGGCCGCGCAGAAGGTCAAGCCTTCGACGGCTGATGTCAAACCGGTGCCGGCTGCGAAAATGTCCGAAGCCGCGCCGGTCGTCGCCGCGACTCCCGCGCCTGTTCCGCCTCGGATCGATAAGCCGGTGGCGGCCGAAGCAACGCCCGCGCCCGAGATCGTCCCTTCAAAGGAAATCGCTTCGGAAGCCCGGCCGGCGGACGATCAGAAAGCCAGGCCCACATCCGTCAAGCAGGAACCCGCGAAGGCTGCTGCGGCGTCAGAGCCTGCGACTATTCCGGCATTAAAGGAGAAAATCGCAAATGACGCAGCGACCCTCAACGCCGAGAGGCGCACCGAAGGCTTTCGTCTGACGCTCGGCTTCGGCGCGCCTGCGCCGGCGGCGCTGTTTCGGCGAGCCGATGCGGTGTGGCTGCTGTTCGACTCCAAGCAGCCTGTCGATATCAACGCGATCCGGAAAGAGGGCGGGTCGCTCATCACCGACATCGACCGTCGTCCCCTGGACAGCGGACAGGCCATTCGTATCCGCCTGACCAGCCCGCAACTGGCTTCCCTTGCGCCCGCAGACACAGACGCACCAACATCGGCTGCGGCGGGCCGGAACTGGATCCTGACCTTTGCGGATGCCGTGCAACAACCGTCGCGGGCTCTCTCCGCGCAGCGCAACGTCGTCGATCGGGCTCACGCCAGCGTCACCGTGCCGCTCGCAGGCGCGGGCAGGCTGCACCGGATCGTCGATCCCGACTCGGGGAATGCTCTGATGGTCGTGACCGCGCTGCCGCCGGCGCGCGGCTTGATCAGGCGTCAGCAGTTCGTGGAGTTCTCGCTGGGCGAGTCGATCCATGGCGTCGTGATCGAACCGAAGTCCGACGATATCGCCGTCGACGTCGCCACCGACAAGGTTACGGTGACCCGGCAGGGCGGCCTTACCCTGTCGGCGGTCAATGCCGCGCCAGGACGCGCATCGGCCGCGGCACAGCCGATCTTCGATGTCGCGCAATGGCGGAAGGACAGCCAAGCCGATTTCCTTGAACGGCTCGATGAACTGGTCGATGCAGCGTCAACGGCCGGAGATGATGACGCGCGCGCCGCGGCGCGGATCGATCTTGCCCGGTTCTACATGGCGCGCGGATTCCATCACGAAGCCCGGGCGGTTCTCGACCTCGCATTGTCCGAAACGAATCCCGGTCAGCAGGATCCGGTTCTGCTGATCATCCATTCGGTCGCGAGTTCGCTGACCAACTACACGGCGTCGGCTATGCGGGATCTCGCCACTCCGGCGATCGGAGCGAGTTACGATTCTGAACTTTGGAAGGCGCTGGCGCTCGCGCGGCAGCAGAAGTGGGCGGAGGCGCGTGAGAAGTTCAAGAACGCTCATTTCGCCATATCGGTGCTGCCGCTCGATCTGCAGCGCCTGATTGTCACCGCTGCGATGCGGGCCTCGCTGGAGGTCGGGGATTTTTCCGGCGTCGCTTCGCATAGCACCGATCTCGACGCCCTCGGCATTCCCGACGAGTTGAAGCCCCGGATTACGGTGATGCGCGCGCGGCTGTCGGAAGCGCTCGGGCGCGAGAAGGAGGCGCTTGCCCAGTACAGGGAGGTGATGGCGTCATCCGACCGCGAAGCCGCGACCGAGGCGCAGATTCACGACATTGCGTTGCGACAGAAGCGGAAGGAGATCAAGCCGGAGGATGCGCTGCGCGATCTCGAAACGCTGTCGGTAATGTGGCGTGGCGACAGGCTGGAAGTGCAGACGCTGAAAATGCTGATGGCGCTCTACGTCGACGCCGGCCGCTATGCGGAGGCGCTGGCGGTTTCAAGAACGGCCACGCGGCTGGAACCGGACTCCGCGATGTCGCGCCAGATCCAGGATGACGCATCGGCGCTGTTCGCCAGGCTCTTTCTCAGCACCAAAGGCGACAATCTCCCGCCGGTCGACGCGCTGGCGATGTTCTATGACTTTCGCGACCTGACGCCGATCGGCCGTCGCGGCGACGAGATGATCCGGCGGCTCGCCGATCGTCTGGTCGCCTTCGATCTGCTCGATCAGGCGGGCGAACTCCTGCAGTATCAGGTCGATCACCGCCTGGAGGGCGCGGCGCGCGCGCAGGTCGCCGCCCGGCTGGCGACGATCTACCTGATGAACCGTAAGCCGGACCGTGCAATCGCCGCGCTTCGCACGACGCGGATCGCTGATCTCGCCGGAGCGCTACGCCAGCAGCGTCTGCTGCTCGAGGCGCGCGCGGAGAGCGACATCGGCCGTCGCGATCTCGCGCTCGACATCATCTTCAACCTCGATGGACGTGAGGCCATACGTCTGCGGTCCGATATCTACTGGGCGTCACGGCGCTGGCGCGAGGCGTCGGAGCAGGTCGAGCTTTACTACGGCGAGCGATGGCGCGATCTCACGCCCCTGACCCAGGACGAAAAGAGCGACATCATCCGCGCCGTGATCGGCTACGCTCTCTCTGAAGACGTGCTCGGGCTCGCGCGCTTCCGTGAAAAATACGCGCCGCTGATGAACGGCGGCGCTGATAAACTCGCCTTCGATACCGCGAGCAAGCCGGCGGCGAGCAACAGCGCCGAGTTCGAACAGATCGCCCGGATGGCGGCCAAAGTGAATACGCTGAGCGGTTTCCTGCGCGACATGAACTCGCGTTTTTCCGGCGCGTCGGCGAATGCGCCGCCGCCTGAAGAAGCGGAGACGGATCCATCTCCGACCGGTACGCTGCGGCAGATCGTCGGCTCGAAGCGCGTCGAGGCATCGCGCTGA